A stretch of Zootoca vivipara chromosome 13, rZooViv1.1, whole genome shotgun sequence DNA encodes these proteins:
- the LOC118095230 gene encoding serine/threonine-protein kinase NLK2, with protein MAFQDPNHPLQAQLCSNVFGALTGLIQPPLAAGLGGGQKYYCNNGVQLASPQQQQTQTPQTPLSNAVVVEPEPDRPIGYGAFGVVWSVTDPRDGSRVALKKMPNVFQNLVSCKRVFRELRMLCYFKHDNVLSALDILQPPQIDCFEEIYVITELMQSDLHKVIVSPQPLSADHIKVFLYQILRGLKYLHSAGVLHRDIKPGNLLVNSNCVLKICDFGLARVEEPDESQHMTQEVVTQYYRAPEILMGTRHYGRPIDIWSVGCIFAELLGRRILFQAQSPIQQLDLITDLLGTPPVAALHSACEGARAHILRGNHKPPSLSVLYMLSGEATHEAVHLLCRMLVFDPAKRISAKDALSHPYLDEGRLRYHTCMCTCCFSVSSGRVYTSDFEPRADPKFDGSYEKSLTSVWQVKELVHRFILDQQRGKRVPLCINPQSAAFKTFIRSTAWHSSKVSKKEER; from the exons ATGGCTTTTCAGGACCCGAATCACCCCCTGCAAGCCCAGCTCTGTAGCAATGTTTTTGGGGCGCTCACTGGGTTAATACAACCCCCTTTAGCAGCCGGGCTAGGTGGGGGGCAGAAGTATTATTGCAATAATGGGGTACAGCTAGCctccccgcagcagcagcagacgcAAACGCCGCAGACGCCACTCAGCAATGCGGTGGTGGTGGAGCCGGAGCCCGATCGGCCCATTGGCTATGGAGCTTTTGGCGTGGTGTG GTCGGTGACGGATCCCCGAGACGGGTCGCGAGTTGCACTCAAAAAGATGCCCAACGTTTTCCAGAACTTGGTCTCTTGCAAACGGGTCTTCAGGGAGCTGAGAATGCTCTGTTACTTCAAGCACGACAAC GTCCTCTCAGCGTTGGACATTCTCCAACCTCCACAAATCGACTGTTTTGAGGAGAT TTACGTCATCACTGAGTTGATGCAAAGTGACCTTCACAAAGTCATTGTGTCTCCACAACCTCTCAGCGCTGACCACATCAAGGTCTTTCTGTATCAGATCCTCAGGG GGCTGAAATATTTGCACTCTGCCGGTGTTCTCCATCGGGACATCAAACCTGGGAATTTGCTGGTCAACAGCAACTGTGTCCTCAAG ATCTGCGATTTTGGCTTGGCCCGGGTAGAGGAGCCAGATGAGTCCCAGCACATGACTCAAGAAGTGGTAACTCAATATTACCGGGCCCCTGAGATCCTGATGGGCACCAGGCACTACGGACGCCCAATTGATATTTGGTCGGTGGGCTGCATCTTCGCGGAACTTTTGGGCAGGCGTATCCTCTTCCAGGCCCAGAGCCCAATTCAGCAG CTGGACCTGATCACAGACCTCCTGGGGACTCCTCCTGTGGCCGCCCTCCATTCAGCCTGTGAGGGGGCTCGGGCCCACATTCTGCGTGGCAACCACAAGCCA cCGTCGCTGTCTGTCCTTTACATGCTCTCTGGAGAAGCCACCCACGAAGCCGTCCATCTGCTCTGCCGGATGCTGGTCTTTGACCCG GCCAAGCGGATCTCTGCCAAGGATGCCCTCTCCCACCCTTACCTGGACGAGGGCCGGCTCCGCTACCACACCTGCATGTGCACCTGCTGCTTTTCCGTGTCCTCGGGCCGCGTCTACACCAGTGACTTTGAACCCCGGGCCGACCCGAAGTTTGATGGATCCTACGAGAAGAGCCTCACCTCCGTCTGGCAGGTCAAAG aGCTGGTGCACAGGTTTATCTTGGACCAGCAGCGGGGGAAACGCGTCCCCCTCTGCATCAACCCCCAGTCGGCTGCCTTCAAAACCTTCATCCG CTCCACGGCGTGGCATTCCTCCAAAGTATCCAAAAAGGAGGAGAGATGA
- the C13H16orf54 gene encoding transmembrane protein C16orf54 homolog has product MWLHRSGPPPATLSTPAPSTGAQMPPSSVASPLSECGSCLLIMTGIAFVAGLFIVISAILCDRVFRGSLPSERRGLPSVWRQGGTLWIEPSRSRREPDLLSRPSETVPLWIQRSNDWFLEQGSCDSPEDTQMETQSPSSSAPFWDDGEPTWRIQPRVTLQDLESFFQHSGRGT; this is encoded by the coding sequence ATGTGGCTCCATCGCAGTGGTCCACCCCCTGCTACGCTGTCAACGCCGGCCCCCTCGACGGGAGCCCAGATGCCTCCTTCCTCTGTGGCCTCCCCGCTCAGCGAGTGCGGCAGTTGCCTGCTGATCATGACCGGCATCGCCTTCGTTGCCGGCCTTTTCATCGTGATCTCGGCCATCCTCTGCGACCGGGTCTTCCGTGGGTCCCTGCCCTCAGAGAGAAGGGGGCTGCCGTCTGTCTGGAGGCAAGGCGGGACGCTGTGGATCGAGCCTTCCAGGAGCCGTAGGGAGCCAGATCTCCTATCTAGGCCGTCAGAAACGGTGCCCCTTTGGATCCAGCGCTCAAACGACTGGTTTCTGGAGCAAGGGAGCTGCGATTCCCCCGAAGATACCCAGATGGAGACACAGAGCCCAAGCAGCTCTGCCCCTTTCTGGGATGACGGCGAACCCACCTGGAGGATACAGCCACGCGTCACCCTGCAGGACCTAGAGAGCTTTTTCCAGCACAGCGGTCGGGGTACCTAG